A window from Apostichopus japonicus isolate 1M-3 chromosome 2, ASM3797524v1, whole genome shotgun sequence encodes these proteins:
- the LOC139972928 gene encoding dehydrogenase/reductase SDR family member 4-like yields MPLERFAGKVAILTGSTSGIGLASAKRLGLEGCKVIVSSRKEVNVQAAVKTLKDEGIEVAGIASDQGVMADRKKLIKFALDKYGQLDCVFLSAGSSPHNGSLLDVTEKEFHNAFALNVKANFQFIQECLPAFDSKRGGSILTNATAAAYESVQIVTKNILLYCVSKLCLISVTQHVARDLFNRNIRINCVAPGLIKTPFLQGGLGSGHFKKYADITGIKLGVDAASRLGEPEEIASVAAFLLSSDASYINGQILIAGGGFPLLRAF; encoded by the exons ATGCCACTCGAAAGATTCGCAGGAAAGGTAGCAATTCTGACTGGATCTACAAGCGG GATTGGTTTGGCGTCTGCGAAACGCCTTGGTCTGGAAGGATGTAAAGTTATAGTGAGCAGCCGGAAAGAGGTCAACGTCCAGGCAGCTGTCAAAACACTTAAAGACGAAGGAATAGAGGTAGCAGGAATCGCAAGTGACCAAGGAGTGATGGCAGATcgaaaaaaattaatcaaattc GCTTTAGATAAATATGGTCAGCTGGACTGTGTCTTCCTTAGTGCAGGGTCAAGCCCACACAACGGATCACTTCTTGAT GTAACAGAGAAGGAATTTCATAAC GCATTCGCCCTTAACGTCAAAGCCAATTTCCAGTTCATTCAAGAATGTCTGCCAGCGTTCGATTCAAAAAG AGGTGGTTCTATTCTTACAAATGCAACGGCTGCAGCTTATGAATCTGTGCAAATAGTTACAAAG AACATTCTCTTGTACTGCGTCAGCAAACTGTGTTTGATATCAGTGACGCAGCACGTAGCCCGTGACTTGTTCAACCGAAATATCAGAATAAACTGTGTTGCACCCGGTCTCATCAAAACACCATTTTTACAAGGG GGATTAGGAAGTGGCCATTTCAAGAAATATGCTGACATCACCGGAATTAAACTTGGAGTCGATGCTGCCTCTCG ACTTGGAGAACCAGAAGAGATTGCATCTGTGGCAGCTTTCTTGCTCTCAAGTGATGCTTCCTACATCAATGGACAAATCCTCATTGCTGGAGGAGGATTTCCCCTGTTAAGAGCGTTCTGA